TATAATGTCACAGAATAAAGGAAAAACCTTGCAAATAATACTCGAATCCCTTGAGAATATAGGGTATCATATTAAATGGGAAATTTTAAAAAGCTATGACTTTGGGTTACCACAGATGAGGGAAAGATGGTATTGTGTTGGTTCAATAAATCCGATAATATTTGAATTTCCAGTTGGTAAAGCGAATAAACCTGCTCTGAAAGAAATAATTGATTTCAGCGAAAAAAGCCCTTTATTAGCATTATCTCAATTTGAAATGGAAAGAATTGATTTTCATTTTAAAAACGTGGGAAACGGTGTAGAGCGCGTAAAACACGATAATTCCAAATATGAACCTAATACTAAAAAAGGTAAACACGGTGTCTATTCATTTCAAAAAGCTGACGGTTCATTAAGATTTCACGTAGGAGACAGGTCAAAAACTCAAATACAAGAAGCCTTTTATTGTACGTTAAATTCATATTCACCTACAATTATTGCCAATCGTGTACCTAAACTTTGGGATTTGGGCAGGAAATTATCTATACTGGAATCAAAACGTTTACAGGGTTTTCCCGATGAATATGATTTTCCTGTTTCCGATAATCAGGCTTATAGGCAGTTAGGCAATAGTGTATCAGTTCCAGTAGTTCAAGCTATAATCCAAGAAATGAAAAAATATCTATGAGCAAACTAAGTCTTGAAACCGTCCTGCAAAGCTATAAAAACTTGGACGGGCACATTAATAATCAGATAATTGGACTACTCTCCGTTTTTATCAATTCAGATGTGAGTGGCATTATTCAGCCTAATCAAACTTATAGGGTTCCAATTAATATTTTAGCAAGTTATCTTCAGGAGCAATTCTATTTGGGTGAGAAAATTAAAGAATACCCCA
This region of Aequorivita marisscotiae genomic DNA includes:
- the dcm gene encoding DNA (cytosine-5-)-methyltransferase, whose translation is MKYKMLKYSTIRKRFNLERLNSDSTELANFTHFLQNSNEDIFRANALNYLEEYDLDILSAFEPSSIPYLPIKWDIPFPGPENPDFTFIDLFAGIGGFRIGAQENNGKCVFSSEWDKYAMLTYEKNFGEIPFGDITKISASEIPDHDILFAGFPCQPFSYSGRNEGFKDKTRGTLFFDVLRILEEKRPKMFLLENVKGIMSQNKGKTLQIILESLENIGYHIKWEILKSYDFGLPQMRERWYCVGSINPIIFEFPVGKANKPALKEIIDFSEKSPLLALSQFEMERIDFHFKNVGNGVERVKHDNSKYEPNTKKGKHGVYSFQKADGSLRFHVGDRSKTQIQEAFYCTLNSYSPTIIANRVPKLWDLGRKLSILESKRLQGFPDEYDFPVSDNQAYRQLGNSVSVPVVQAIIQEMKKYL